One Hippoglossus hippoglossus isolate fHipHip1 chromosome 5, fHipHip1.pri, whole genome shotgun sequence genomic window carries:
- the LOC117761150 gene encoding nuclear receptor subfamily 1 group D member 1-like yields MENSPGGGVILYAGSSGSASPSPGSPSSGYQTQSPSSHSQPSSPEGIFFQEIGPPRQRGEQGGGTPSPKMVFQFPEVNNAPVAQVTTVSSAAYSQPTVAKRPCGFTGTFTKTGGMVLLCKVCGDIASGFHYGVHACEGCKGFFRRSIQQNIHYKMCVKNENCLIMRMNRNRCQHCRFKKCLSVGMSRDAVRFGRIPKREKQRLLDEMQSYMNSLNESASMEMEVSPPGDALATANEGPVSQSYQVGLTNVDEKPIKMASHNSNVCPSSYQNGSVQEPALSHQTTQHTVHGEQANRTSSYHVPTNCPSASTNNENSTNTNMDNAKYTYSSNQNQCPVSGHLSHQSYSANQNSFPANDSQNQNACPWKLNGGAKVLACPLNSCPVAPASRSSQEVWESFSQCFTPAVKEVVEFAKSIPGFQTLSQHDQVMLLKSGTFQVLMVRFCSLFDPKERTVTFLNGQTYSLASLRALGMGSLLDAMFDFSEKLGYLGLEPDEMALFMAVVLVSADRSGIVDMGAVELLQENLIKALRSLITSRRPDDSTLFPKLLLRLPDLRTLNNQHSDKLLAFRIDP; encoded by the exons atggagaacagcCCTGGTG GTGGTGTCATCTTATACGCCGGCTCATCTGGCAGTGCCAGCCCGAGTCCTGGCAGCCCATCAAGCGGATACCAGACCCAGTCGCCCTCCTCCCACTCGCAGCCTTCGTCCCCAGAGGGCATCTTCTTTCAGGAGATTGGGCCCCCGAGGCAGAGAGGCGAACAAGGGGGCGGAACCCCTTCCCCGAAAATGGTCTTCCAGTTTCCCGAAGTAAATAATGCTCCAGTTGCCCAAGTTACGACGGTATCATCGGCAGCCTACAGCCAACCCACGGTGGCCAAAAGACCTTGTGGTTTCACTGGCACGTTCACCA AAACTGGAGGAATGGTGCTTCTGTGTAAGGTGTGTGGAGACATCGCATCCGGGTTCCACTATGGTGTGCACGCCTGCGAGGGCTGCAAG GGTTTCTTCAGACGCAGCATTCAGCAGAACATCCACTACAAGATGTGTGTGAAGAATGAAAACTGCCTCATCATGCGCATGAACCGAAACCGGTGCCAACACTGCCGCTTTAAGAAGTGTCTGTCCGTGGGCATGTCCAGAGATG CTGTGCGTTTCGGGCGTATTCCCAAGCGGGAGAAGCAGAGGCTATTGGACGAGATGCAGAGCTACATGAACAGCCTCAATGAATCGGCTTCCATGGAAATGGAGGTGTCACCTCCCGGCGACGCCCTCGCCACGGCCAACGAAGGCCCCGTGTCGCAGTCTTACCAGGTCGGCTTGACGAACGTCGACGAGAAACCTATCAAGATGGCTTCCCACAACAGCAACGTCTGCCCATCCTCTTATCAGAACGGCTCGGTGCAGGAGCCCGCCCTGTCGCACCAGACGACCCAGCACACGGTTCACGGGGAGCAGGCGAACCGGACGTCGAGCTACCACGTCCCCACAAACTGCCCCAGTGCCTCCACCAACAATGAAAACTCCACCAACACTAACATGGACAATGCCAAGTACACATACTCCTCCAATCAGAATCAGTGCCCCGTTAGTGGCCACCTATCACATCAGTcctactcagccaatcagaacagTTTTCCAGCCAATGATTCCCAGAACCAAAACGCCTGCCCCTGGAAGCTGAACGGAGGCGCCAAAGTGCTG GCGTGTCCACTCAATTCCTGTCCTGTGGCTCCAGCCAGTCGCTCCAGTCAGGAGGTGTGGGAGTCGTTCTCCCAGTGCTTCACCCCTGCTGTCAAAGAAGTAGTGGAGTTTGCAAAGAGCATCCCCGGCTTCCAGACTCTCAGCCAACATGATCAGGTCATGCTGCTCAAATCTGGCACGTTCCAG GTTCTCATGGTGAGGTTCTGCTCACTGTTTGACCCCAAGGAGAGGACAGTGACCTTCCTCAACGGACAGACCTACTCCCTGGCGTCACTGAGGGCCCTCGGCATGGGCTCCTTACTGGACGCCATGTTTGATTTCAGCGAGAAGCTCGGATATCTGGGTCTGGAGCCGGATGAGATGGCTCTTTTCATGGCCGTCGTGCTCGTGTCAGCTG ACCGCTCTGGTATAGTGGACATGGGAGCAGTGGAGCTTCTGCAGGAGAATCTAATAAAAGCACTGCGCTCTCTCATCACCAGTCGCCGCCCGGACGACAGCACCCTCTTCCCTAAGCTGCTGCTCCGTCTGCCAGACCTGCGCACGCTCAACAACCAGCACTCTGACAAGCTCTTGGCCTTCCGCATTGACCCTTGA